AATCATTGAAGATCATCAAGGAACGTTAAACATCTCAAGCAGATTGAACGAAGGAACCACGATTGAGGTGATTTTACCATTAGGGGGAAGAGAGTAAAAGTATCTTCCTACGCATGGGTCGAAGGGATAGGTACCTCATACTAGAATTGGTTCATGGTACATGTTTCATATCCCTCGATGAGTGGAAACTTAATTAATAGAAGATTATTAAGGCAACTCAGGTCAAAAATAATTCAGACTGACACCGAGTTGCTTGCAGTGTCTCTATTTGTTGAAGGGAACGGTGCTGCCTTTTTTTAAGTTAACGAAGGCACAACAGTCACTCAAAGGCATCGTACAGAAAAAGAAAAAATCCAAGTGCGAAATAGGAAAGCGTAGTCACTCTTGGTTTAAGTGTTAAAAGTATAAATATGTTGACGTACTCGTTACTGGTTCTCGTATAAATGAAATTGTATGGTTACTAAGTGATCATAATGGCAATCCCCTTGGAATAATGGAACTCGGAATGTCTGAGCTAGAAAGACAATGAGGATACCAGGTTAAGAGATTGCAAGAATTTAAATATAGAACCGATTGAGACAAAAGTAGTTTCGGGAATATATGAAATTTTGGATTTTAAGGTTGCCTTCACTTGCATAAAAGTATTAAGATCCTTGCTCCTTTGAGTAGGGATCTTTTTGTATTTGTCAGAACAACTTAGGTCTATGAAACACAAGGAGCGAAGGGATTGTCATAGGGAAAACAAAGGGACGGTTCTTCTGCTTCCAAAGGAAGCAAGAGAACCGTCCCTTTGCTTCCCGGATTTAAACGGAGTTATGACCGCAGATAAATCGTAAAGTGGTAGATTTGAAGGATATTCGAGTTTAAAGGAAAATCACCTTCTCATTATGGTGAATCTTTCCCTTTTATGTTTGTTTTATCTATATTTGTTAATTCCTTCTATTCTCTCTTTTCTTTCCTTGCTATACTAGTAGAAAGAACACGACGAGAAGAGATGATTCATTTGACAAGAACGATATTAATAGTGGATGATCAGCCTGAAATTGCAGAACTTCTGAGGCTTTATTTAGAAAAGGAAGGTCACCGGATAATTGAAGCACATGATGGAATGGATGCATTGATGATGGTCTCAAACGAAAAAGTTGATTTAATGCTACTTGACTTGATGATGCCAATTATTGATGGGTATCAGCTCATTAAGAAGATAAGAGAAACCATGCAAATACCCATTATCATCATTTCAGCAAAGCAAGAACATGATGATAAAATTTTAGGACTTGGACTTGGCGCAGATGATTTTATACAAAAACCGTTCAATCCTCTTGAAGTAGTAGCGAGAGTCCAAGCACTCTTGAGACGTAGTTACAACTATGTAAGAGAAGAAACCAATATATCAGATGTGTCCCCAAGTCATAAAATAACGGTTGATGACCTTACATTAGATGAAGATACATTTTCAATCATTCGGCAAGATCGGGACGTTATTCAACTGACAAAAATAGAATACAAGATACTAGAATTATTCATGAAATCGCCTGGTAGAGTATTTACGAAACAACAAATTTTCGAAAATGCGTGGGGTGATTACTATATTGGTGGGGAAGAAGATAACACCATTAATGTACATATTTCTAAACTTAGGGAAAAAATTGAAGATAACCCGAAAAAGCCAACTCATATCATAACCATTCGAGGGCTAGGGTACAAATTTGAAAAGGCTGTTTCAGTATAGATTGTTGCTGTGAGTAGTATCTAGGTACTTCTATACATATAGAGAGTCTCTCTTTTCTAATCACACCTCTTTTTGCTTCTAAAACTAGTTGTACATATAGAATAGGTGTTCGAACAGAGCCTTGAAAAAAGAATACATCACCCAAGCAGGCCTTAGAAACTGGCCTCTTTTTTTGTAAATGCTAGAAAAACGTAACAGATAATTAAGGTTTAGTTACGATTAAACCATTATTCTAGTATTGATAGAAATAATTACATTCTGAGGAAGGGATGAAATTGACTACATTACCACTGAGATTATTTCCAAAGGAAGAAGGGTTTCTTCCTTATATGTACTTGGCAAATATCTGTTTTCCACTTTTTTTTATGTTTCAGGAGACAGGAGTTAAACTTTATGTTGGTTTATTTCTACTAGTTGTTTTCGTCATCTTGTATAGGCAAGTATTTTGGAGTTCAAAGTTAGCATCTTACTTTATATTAGTAGAATTTGCGATTACTCTCATTTTTGCTTATTGTTACAATCCCATGTACTTGTATGTTGTTTTTGTGTTTGTATATCAAGTTGTTCGACTACCACTAAAATGGATGTATTGGATTTGTGGAGGCTTTACTGCATTTAGCTTGTACCTTATTTTTAAGACGGTCTTCCCAGATCAATTTCTACTAGTTCTGACGCTATTACCACCTTTATTTGGTGGAGCGGTTTTGCCTTTTATCATGAAAGCATCGCTTCGATATAAAGAATTGAACGAGGACCTTAAACGGGTAGCCGAAGAGTTGCGAATAAAAAGTCTCGAAAAAGAACAGCTAGAAGAAAGTAAAAAAAGAATGTTGGCAGATCTCTCTCATGACTTAAAAACACCAATGACAACCATTCTAGGTTACTCGAAGGCCATATATGAAGGACATGTGGAAGATGAAGGGAAAATCAAAAGGTACCTTCAATATATTCACGATAAATCGCTAAGAGTGAATTCCCTAATTGATGAGCTATTCATGTTTTCTAAACTTGATACCCCGGATTTACAAATCACACGAATTGAAAAAGATATATGTGAGTTCTTTCGTGAAGTGATTGTAGAATATTATGAAGAGTTCGCCGAAAAAGAGATGGAACTCGATATTTCAGTACCCTCCAATAAAATTCTGTATCCATTTGATCAAAAGCTCTTATATCGCGCACTATCCAATATTTTAGAGAATACAATCAAATACAATCCAGTACAAACAACCGTGTATGTATCGCTAAAAGAAACAGCAGATTTTATTGTTCTTGAAATCGGAGATAATGGAATTGGAATGAATGAAGAACTTGCGCATACTGTATTTGATCCATTTATAAGAGGAGATAAAAACAGAAAGAATGATGGTGGATCAGGGTTGGGGCTTTCCATTACGAAAAAAATCACTGAGAAGCACAAAGGCAAGATTCGAGTGGATGCACGTCCCAAAAAAGGGAAGACAAATTTTATTATTGAATTACCACGTTACCTTGAATAAGAAAACCTAAAAACGTTTAGAAAGTACTTTTTCTAAACGTTTTTCATATGGAAAGGATGCAACATTTAATGCTGGGGAAATACTGGCTCTACCGAATTGTTCATGATTCCATCTCTACAACGGATGATTATCTCAAGGCAGATAAGATATTCTTATAGAACAAACAAAGATGATTCCTTGTTAAAATAGGGATTATCTTTTTTATTTTATGTAAAGTTTAATTGTAAAATATGGTTCAGTTAAGATTCAGTTAAGACTCCCTTTGTAAGATAGAGTTAGAAATAAGGAATGAACAAAAGGAGTCGTGACGATGAAAAAAACTGTAATTGAGTTAGAAAATATAGTCAAGAAGTATGGCGATGTCAAGGCAGTAGATGGGATCTCCTTTCAAGTATTTAAAGGAGAGGTACTTGGCATAATTGGAGCGAATGGAGCGGGGAAATCCACAACATTAGAAATTATGATGGGGTTACGTAAGCCTGATTCAGGTTCTGTCAAAGTACTGGGTATGGATTTGATGGAGGAATCCGAAGAAGTCAAACAAAAGATCGGCATTCAGCTTCAACAAACAGCTTTATATGATCGTATTAAGGTAAAAGAGGCACTAGAATTATTCAGTTCCTACTATGATAAGAAGAGAGACTTAAAAGAAATCATTGAATCACTTGGACTTGAGCCTTATCTAAACAAATATGTAAAAAACCTTTCAGGTGGATGGCAGCAACGGACATCACTTGCTCTTGCATTAGTCAATGATCCAGACATTATTTTCTTAGATGAACCAACGACAGGTTTGGATCCACAAGCTAGATTAGAACTTTGGGCTTGTATTAATAAATACAGAGAAGAAGGAAAAACAATTATCTTATCAACCCATTACATGGATGAAGCACAAAAACATTGTAATCGCATTGCGGTTATAAAAAAAGGAAAGCTCGTCGCATGTGATGAGCCGAAAAGATTAATTGATTCACTTGAGAATGACCAAGGAACGCTAGAAGATGTTTATCTACAATTTGCGGTAGGGTCCTAAAGGAGGAGAAAAGGTATGCAATCAGTTATAACACATACAAAAATGGAACTAAGATTGTTTTTTAGAGAAACACTGGCATTACTATTTACGTTTATCGCACCAGCTGTAAGCTTTGTGGTGTTTGGATTAATGTTTAAGACAAACACATATGAAGGGGGATTAGATTTCTTCCAAGCATATATTCCGAGTATGATAGCCATTATCATATTTACAACGGCCTTCTTCTCAATGGGACTTCAAGTGGTGATTGATCGAGAAAAAGGGGTTTATAAGCGATTAAGAGGAACTCCACTGAATCAGCGTGCAATTTTTACAGCAACCATAGTAAAGGGCTTTTTCGCGATTTTTGTTGGAGCCATTGAAATTTTACTTATTGCGAAGTTTGCATTTGGAACAAGTTTAACGGAACACCCATTTGAATTCTTACTAGCATTAATGCTTTGCTCGATTTCGTTTTTCTCGATTGGATTTATTGTGTCAAGCATTGCAACACGCATGCAAACTGCCTTAGGAATCGCCATGATTTCCATGTATCCAATGTTCTTCTTGTCAGGTGCAACACTACCATTAGAGGTTCTACCAGAGCTATTACAAAAATGTGCAGTTTTCGTACCATTAACGTATGTCGTAAATGTATTAAGAGATGGATGGAACGGGACACTCCTATCATCAAGTAGCTTAGTGGATATAGGAGTATTGGTCGGTATCCTAATCATATCAACCATTATCGGAACTAAATATTTCCGCTGGGTAGATTAGCAAACAGAGGGACGGTTCTTCTGCTTCCAAAGGAAGCAAGAGAACCGTCCCTTTGCTTCCTTTGGACAGATTGTACTTTTATCAATTGTACGTTCATCAAACACTAACGTGTGATTTTCCCAAAAAAGTAAAGACTCGATGAGTTCTGTTTGTACTGATGGTCGGATCTTCAGGTATTTTTTAAGCTCCATCGCCGGAAAACATCGTGACAAATAAGTATCTTTCGTATAACGGATGTAAAGGCCAATATTTTACAGGAGTGACAAAGACATTTATAAGGTGTTTCCATGTTATGATATGTACTGTTCTTTATTTGAAAATCCTATTATTGGAGATACCTAAAATGAAAAAATTAATTTTGCTTTTAACAACCATCTATATAGTTGGTTGTACCAATGTAGAAGATCCATCCATTACAGATGTACAAAAAGAAACCACAGTTGAAACAAATGAAAAAAGTGAAAAAGAAGAAACTACTACAACCGTTATTGAGGAGCCAGTAGTAGAGGAAACACCAACCCAACCAAATAATGAACTGTTTTCAGAATATAAGCTTATTGAAGTAGATGGTGGTGATTTGTCTGGATATCGTGAACCAAACGTCGTCGTTGACATTGGTTATGGGGACCGTGAATACTGGGCATTTACGAACGAATACGGACAACTAGTACGTGTCATTGCTGACGAGATCACCATGCAAGATGACAGTACCGAACCTGTATTATTATCTGGTAGATATTATTCTGATGAGGCGAAGGTTCCTGGTGTCGAAAGTGACGTTCTAGATGAAGGACATATCATTGCGGATTCTCTTGGAGGGGTATCGAATGCTTATAATATTACTCCCCAAAATAGTACTCTCAACCGACATGGTGATCAAGCGTATATGGAAGACACAATCCGTATCGCAGGTGGAGCAACTAATTTTGAAGCAATTATCACCTATCCGAATACAGATACGCAGATTCCTTCAAGTTACCAGTATACCTATACGTTGTACAACACAAATTGGGAAGTAAAAGATTCGTTCCCTAATAACTCTCCAAACCCTTGATATAACAACTATATCAAGGGTTTAACTTTTATCCCATTCTAGTGTAAAATGGGGATAAATAAGATACTGATAATAAAGAATATTTAACTAACTTGATAAGGGGACAAAGCCTCGGTGCGAGGATAGCACTCCGCAGAAACGATAGTTTCGAGGACCTTTAAAAAACAAAAATAGTATTACAGATAAATGGGTATTCGGAATGTAGTAGGAGAAGGTGTGAAAATTAAATGAGCTTAAAAAGATATAGATTTGTAGCAAGAGAAGTCCTCATAGAGGATTTACTAGGCAACAGCAAGTTGGAAGAGAAAAGAGTGGTTGTTATTGGTGTTGAGGATAAAGTCACTGGTATTATAGTTCCCCACCCTATTACACATTTTATTAGACAAAAATATCAATTTCAAGGTAAAAGCTTAAGTGCTCAAATGAATCCAGCTAGAGAAATAGTAAAATTCTTAAATTTTATCTATGAACAAATAATCCTTGGGAAACCTGAATTTCAAATGTTACGTGAGAAAGGGCTTAAAGGATTACAACTCATTCACGGTTCCCGTTTTATTACTCACTTAACAGAAAAAAAGCTGTCATACAAATATGTTAAACATCAAATAGAAAAATATCTTATACGTTTCTATGAATACTTAACAGATATGAAATTAATTGATCAAGAAATCGAATTTGAAACATATGTAAATAGAAATGGAGATGAATTAATCCTAACCCCTTTTGCTCATCCAAGTTTTGATACAAAATATCCTTCTACTGACGACCCAGTGAGAAACAAACTTAAAGATTTTGGTAATGAACCTGAGGAGAGAAACAAGTTAATTTGGGAATTCATAGAAGAGGCTCGAAGAGTTTCTCCTGACATTGCATTTGGAATTGCTCTTCAAATTTTTGGAGGATTACGAAGAGGAGAGGTTGTGAACCTAACTCCAGCAAGTATTCCAACAGATTTTTTAAGTGGTTCTAATTATATTCTTGTCCTTGATAACCAACACCGTTTATTTAATCATTTCAAAGATACAAAAAAGGAACAAGTAAAAAGACCACGTTTACAACCTGTATTACCAAGCGTCTACTTAAAAGAATTATACGATGATCATATGTTAATGAATTCAAAGGTAAAAAAAATAAATCCGTACGCTTTCTTCGTTGATGAAAAAGGAAGGACTATTTCCGGAGGAACTTACGAAAGGAAATTTGCAAAAGTCAAATATGCTTATATAGACAGATTAGCAGAAACTCCTGGCCGTTATTCGCACTTTAAAATGCTTGCTGATTCTACCTGGGGTACTCATATTGGAAGAGGAATTTTTACTAACTATTTATTTAGTATGGACCTTAATGAAAAACAACTAGCCATTGCCAGAGGAGATAAAAATACTCAATCATCAAAAGACTATATCAATTACAGGAATGCAATATCCAATTTTGAAACAGCAATGGAGGTTTTCTCCACTCAAGAAACATTGGATGTAGGGGATTATTTGTCTAAAGAATGGAATCCGGGGGTTTTTACGAATGACATTAATGATTAGGATAGGGTTGGCCTTTAAACATCTAGAAGAATACAAGAACCTTCCTCCCGATGCAGACCAGAAGGCAAGATTTGCGGTAAGAAGTAGAACTACGGGAAAAATAAAAAGTTTGATAAAACTTGGATTAATAAATGGGGATGCGAACGAAGTTGATATGGAATCGCTAAAAGAATATTTAGCATATGAATCTACTATCATAGAAAATTATATGTCCCTTAAAGAGTTTGCGGCTGTACTAGGGATTAAGATTACAGATGATAATATGAGAGGTCTTAGAAAAAGTTTAAATAAATTAGGAAGCGACTCTCCTTTTGAATGTATTGAATTGGGCTTCCCTATTAATCTTCAAACCCATTTTATTAGTAAATCATCAGTAGAGAGCTTTTTAAAAGACTATATCTCATTAGAAGAATTGAAAAGTAGGTATGATTTTACTCCATCTATTCGGTTTCAAAAGTTAAAAAAATTTAGCATTCATCCTTTATTTTTAGCAAGTAATAAGCAATTTGTCACCAACAGTGAATTTGAAACACTTGTTAATGAACTTGAATCAAAAACAGTTATCGACAAACGGGAATTAAATTCGGATGAAAGGGCCTTAAATAGTAGTCATTCTGATTATTATACCATAGAAGAGAGCATACAAATATTATCAATAAAATCACCCCGCCATTTTTATATGATTTTAAGAGAATATAATATTGACTCTAAATTACGCTCGGCAAATCGCTGGAAATACTTCAAAAAGGAAGATATAGATAGATTAAAAACTCTACAAAGTCAATTAAGAGAAAAATATATTTCAACTAAAGAATGTCAGGAAATTGCAATTGATAATGGGTTGTCTTTTCAATCGTCATATATTAAAGGTGAACCAATAGCTAGTTTACTCCGCCCTATTTTTACCGGGGATGAAGGGAATAAACTTCGGCTTATGTACCTAAAAGAAGATTTCAATAACTGGTTGGAAGAACGAAAAAAATCACTTCATCTTGAATTAGAAATGGAATCAGGTTTTGAAACGTTTAAATATCGATTAGGCATCAAGGAAATAGACATTAATAAATTAGGGCCATTTACATCTCAAACCTGGTTGCAATACGTTGCAAGTAATTTAAATAGAACTAAGGGCAACAGAAAGACTAAAGAAAACTATATAAATCAGTTGATGTATTCTACAGTAGATTTAATTAATCTAGTAAGTTCGACAAAGAAACAAGAAATTTATTCGGTGTCTTCAAATGATATTAATACTCTTTTTAATGAAATTGCTGTTTATCACTCTAGGATAATCTATCTCTATTTAAAAGAAGTGTACTATCAATTGAAAAACGAAAAAATAGAAGCCTTTAATTTCCATTATATTAATAATCCCTACAAATTTGATCAAGAGTCCCGAGATAAATCAATATACGAGTATGAAGAATATAAAAAGGTATATAACTACACAAAAGATATCTCTTTACATAAAAAAAGGACTATAATAGATACTTTGCAGGAAATTAATACGGGAGGAAAAGGAAAATCAAAATATTTGGCATCAAGTTGGTTATATGTTCTTCTGCATTTGAATAATGCCTGGAGGCATTCAGATGTCGTTACATTTCCACGAGTGAATTTAAGTGGCACTCAAATTACTGATTTAAACTGGATGCTTGGAAATGAGCTGAGTGATGAAGATGCTGATTATATAGTAAAACAAGTATATCGATCAGAATTCATTATCTCTAAAACTCGGGTTAAAAATTATTTCTTCTGTTCTGAGGAATTGAAAAAACCTTTTGCTACAGCAATTGCCATATGTGAGTTAAGAACCAATGCACTTTTTCCTCTGAGTAAATCGCTTATTGATTTTGGTAATAAGGATGAAGATTTTTCGAAGACTCGACGTAAATGGTTTTTTAAATTATATGAAGATAAAGAATTTCATTTTTCATCAAGAAAGATGAACAGATCCTTGATGACTTATATTTATGTGATATTGAGTAAAATCACAAAGGGTACGGCAGGATTGAAAGCTGTCCAGAAAATGAGAGGACACTTAGAACAAGAAACGACTAATATCTATGTGGATATTCCGGAAAAGGAGCTGAATTTCCTTACTAGGCAATTATTTGCCCGAGGTTCATTTGGCTTTGTATATGATACGTTTCTGGATGTTTTGCAAGGGATTGAAATTGACAGAGAAAAAAGAACTACCGAAATTCAATTCTTAACAAACCACTTTGGCGATATCAATAAGATTGAAGAGATTACAGGTTTTTTAAATGTCATTCAGAGTGATAGAAAAGCAATCTTAGATCGTATTCTTTCAATGGGGTTAGAAGAAGCTTTGGAATTTGTAAATAAAATCGAAACTCAACAATTACCGAGCAAACAAGATAATGTTCAATGTATGGTTGTGGAAAGTGGCTGCGTAAAAAAAGGAAAAGGCATTTCTTGTTTCGACTGTGCTTTTGCTATCCCGAATTATTATGCCCTTTCAGCCATCGGAGCAAGTCTCCAGGATAGATTGAACAGCTATTTAGACTATCAGGAGCCAGAGACGGAAGAACTGTACTATGAACAGAGAAAAAAGGCGAGATTATTTTATATACAATTAGATTTGTTTTCCCAAGCAATTCAAAGGTTCGGATTTGATGCATACGAGTTTATATCCGATTCTCGTGAAGAGTTTATAACGCATCTTGACAAGATTGGCTCGTTAAGAGAACTATATCAGCTATCTTAGGAGGAATAAATTAGTATGTTGATAGAGAATTTGAGAGAATATATAGATTTCGATGCTTTGTCAGGTGAAAAATTTTCGATTGATGTAAGCGTTAAAAGAGCGAAGGAATTCCTTGAAATCTTAAGAGAGGAAGATGAAATCTTTAGTGGAGATTTTGAAGATGAAATGTGGTCTATTGAGAGACATTTATACAAAGGACATAGGATTAATTTAGATTTTTCTCCAATAGAAAATGCAGTTAGATTTCGTAGTGATTGGGATTCCACAGTTGTTGTTCTTATTAAATGCTGGGCTGCTGAACTTTTGAGTGAGTATGGCCCACATCTAGTGCAAAGAAGATTATCTCAACTAATTTTAGCTATCGAACAAACCGATTTTTTTAGTGAAAATAAGGTAAATGACTTTGCTGAATACTTACGTAACTTCAAATTAGCCGATAAAGATTATTCTGAATCAATGAAGCCAAATAAGAGTCGGTATGAGGCAGATACTGTTAGAGACATTGTAACCACAACTTTAAACTTTTTGACTTTTGCCGAAGTGGATTCCTTTAACGCTTACCACAAACCTTTGATGGATATAAAGAAAGGGTTTCCATCTGACAGTGTAGCAAGAGAGCTTCCTAAAGGTAAGGATGTTTTTATATTTGATTATTGTATCAATCGATACTTTGAAAGAGGTTTCAGTTCCTCTTCCAGACTGTTTTTCTCCCCTCTTTTATTATGGTGGAAGATAACAACTATAATCCCAATGCGTATAAGCGAGTTTTGTACGATTAAAAGAAATTGCATTGAGCCTAGTGATCCTAATAACGGAAGTTATTATATTACACTCCCCCGTGAGAAAAGACCTTCTAGTCAGCGGAGAGTAGAAGTGCCTGATACATTGGAGATTACTAAAGAGATATATGATATGATCGATGAATATATCCGACTCACAAACCCATATGGGAATAGTGAAACACTGGTATCCTTTAGAACACTCATAGCAGTCGATACAAGGGTGACCAATAGAACTTATCAAAAAATAGATTACGATTATTTTAATCGTGGTAATTTTTATTCATTATTAAAACGCTTTTACAGAGATATTGTCTTTGGAGAATACGAAAAGTCGGTAGAACGAGAGATAAGGCCCAACGATACTAGGCATTTTGCATTTTGTTCTTTATTGATGCAAGGAATATCCCCAATCGAAATAGCAAGATTGGGTGGACATTCAACAATTGAAGCTCAGTATCATTATTCAAACCATACTGAATACTTTATCGATATTGAAGTCGATAAACTGGTCAAAGGCTTTAAAAGAGAAGGAGAAGAGCTAAAAAGAACCACTTTTGATGGTAATGAGGTTACATATAGAGAAATCGAAAAACGAAGCTATCAATTCCCCTCTGCTAATACAAGACTACCGATGAAGATTGGTTTTTGCACTGATGAATTGCAGCAGTGTGAAAGTGAAGAATGTATGTTATGCAAACATTGGTGGATCCACCCTGAAAATTTAGTGGAAGTAAAACCGTTAATTGAAGAGAAGATTCTCAAAAGAAGACAGAAAATAGTTGAGATTGGGAGTTTTTTAAAAAACTTAAATGAGAGTTTCACCACAGAAATGTTAAAACAAAACGAAGTACATTTCAATACCCTCACTAAAATGCGTACTGAGGCTATAGCTATTCAGGAACATTTGGAAGAAATAGCTCGTTTGGAAATGTTAAAGGGAGTTGATGTTGATGAGTAAGGAGAAAAAAAGAAGAGGAAGACCGGCAACATTTTATAACGAGGCGGAACTTTATGCGATTGTAAATCATTATAGAGAAAACGTTAAGCCTCACGGGAATATCGAATATGTAAAGTTATATCGATATCATTTAGAACTCCATAAAGAGCATCCTGACATTTGTAGCAGAACTTATTCAGAAGACTTTTGGAGAAAGAAAGAACAGCCCGGACGAAAGGTTATTGATACGGCCAACGAAATTAGAACCGTAACCCTAGTGGACGGAAATAATAATAAAAAAGACATTCCGAATGTGGTAGACGTAGTTAACAAGTATTTGAAAAATCCAGAAATGTTAATAAAACATTTACAGCCTCTTGAAAATGAAGTGAGGAGAAGTGTCCGAAAAGAAAGAGAATTGA
This genomic stretch from Bacillus sp. BGMRC 2118 harbors:
- a CDS encoding response regulator transcription factor, whose amino-acid sequence is MTRTILIVDDQPEIAELLRLYLEKEGHRIIEAHDGMDALMMVSNEKVDLMLLDLMMPIIDGYQLIKKIRETMQIPIIIISAKQEHDDKILGLGLGADDFIQKPFNPLEVVARVQALLRRSYNYVREETNISDVSPSHKITVDDLTLDEDTFSIIRQDRDVIQLTKIEYKILELFMKSPGRVFTKQQIFENAWGDYYIGGEEDNTINVHISKLREKIEDNPKKPTHIITIRGLGYKFEKAVSV
- a CDS encoding HAMP domain-containing histidine kinase; the encoded protein is MKLTTLPLRLFPKEEGFLPYMYLANICFPLFFMFQETGVKLYVGLFLLVVFVILYRQVFWSSKLASYFILVEFAITLIFAYCYNPMYLYVVFVFVYQVVRLPLKWMYWICGGFTAFSLYLIFKTVFPDQFLLVLTLLPPLFGGAVLPFIMKASLRYKELNEDLKRVAEELRIKSLEKEQLEESKKRMLADLSHDLKTPMTTILGYSKAIYEGHVEDEGKIKRYLQYIHDKSLRVNSLIDELFMFSKLDTPDLQITRIEKDICEFFREVIVEYYEEFAEKEMELDISVPSNKILYPFDQKLLYRALSNILENTIKYNPVQTTVYVSLKETADFIVLEIGDNGIGMNEELAHTVFDPFIRGDKNRKNDGGSGLGLSITKKITEKHKGKIRVDARPKKGKTNFIIELPRYLE
- a CDS encoding ABC transporter ATP-binding protein, coding for MKKTVIELENIVKKYGDVKAVDGISFQVFKGEVLGIIGANGAGKSTTLEIMMGLRKPDSGSVKVLGMDLMEESEEVKQKIGIQLQQTALYDRIKVKEALELFSSYYDKKRDLKEIIESLGLEPYLNKYVKNLSGGWQQRTSLALALVNDPDIIFLDEPTTGLDPQARLELWACINKYREEGKTIILSTHYMDEAQKHCNRIAVIKKGKLVACDEPKRLIDSLENDQGTLEDVYLQFAVGS
- a CDS encoding ABC transporter permease: MQSVITHTKMELRLFFRETLALLFTFIAPAVSFVVFGLMFKTNTYEGGLDFFQAYIPSMIAIIIFTTAFFSMGLQVVIDREKGVYKRLRGTPLNQRAIFTATIVKGFFAIFVGAIEILLIAKFAFGTSLTEHPFEFLLALMLCSISFFSIGFIVSSIATRMQTALGIAMISMYPMFFLSGATLPLEVLPELLQKCAVFVPLTYVVNVLRDGWNGTLLSSSSLVDIGVLVGILIISTIIGTKYFRWVD
- a CDS encoding site-specific integrase; the protein is MSLKRYRFVAREVLIEDLLGNSKLEEKRVVVIGVEDKVTGIIVPHPITHFIRQKYQFQGKSLSAQMNPAREIVKFLNFIYEQIILGKPEFQMLREKGLKGLQLIHGSRFITHLTEKKLSYKYVKHQIEKYLIRFYEYLTDMKLIDQEIEFETYVNRNGDELILTPFAHPSFDTKYPSTDDPVRNKLKDFGNEPEERNKLIWEFIEEARRVSPDIAFGIALQIFGGLRRGEVVNLTPASIPTDFLSGSNYILVLDNQHRLFNHFKDTKKEQVKRPRLQPVLPSVYLKELYDDHMLMNSKVKKINPYAFFVDEKGRTISGGTYERKFAKVKYAYIDRLAETPGRYSHFKMLADSTWGTHIGRGIFTNYLFSMDLNEKQLAIARGDKNTQSSKDYINYRNAISNFETAMEVFSTQETLDVGDYLSKEWNPGVFTNDIND
- a CDS encoding site-specific integrase, which codes for MLIENLREYIDFDALSGEKFSIDVSVKRAKEFLEILREEDEIFSGDFEDEMWSIERHLYKGHRINLDFSPIENAVRFRSDWDSTVVVLIKCWAAELLSEYGPHLVQRRLSQLILAIEQTDFFSENKVNDFAEYLRNFKLADKDYSESMKPNKSRYEADTVRDIVTTTLNFLTFAEVDSFNAYHKPLMDIKKGFPSDSVARELPKGKDVFIFDYCINRYFERGFSSSSRLFFSPLLLWWKITTIIPMRISEFCTIKRNCIEPSDPNNGSYYITLPREKRPSSQRRVEVPDTLEITKEIYDMIDEYIRLTNPYGNSETLVSFRTLIAVDTRVTNRTYQKIDYDYFNRGNFYSLLKRFYRDIVFGEYEKSVEREIRPNDTRHFAFCSLLMQGISPIEIARLGGHSTIEAQYHYSNHTEYFIDIEVDKLVKGFKREGEELKRTTFDGNEVTYREIEKRSYQFPSANTRLPMKIGFCTDELQQCESEECMLCKHWWIHPENLVEVKPLIEEKILKRRQKIVEIGSFLKNLNESFTTEMLKQNEVHFNTLTKMRTEAIAIQEHLEEIARLEMLKGVDVDE